Proteins co-encoded in one Salvia splendens isolate huo1 chromosome 4, SspV2, whole genome shotgun sequence genomic window:
- the LOC121800996 gene encoding pectinesterase 2-like, translating to MIKSTLFKTPPIQDKNPPHTRNSKKKKKRKKLAMATIILLLFLTPLPSISGYSHPSWCSQTPNPKPCEYFLTQNPKYDVSSIHGKPDFLKLSSQLALDRCTHAHSGLHRLGPKCRSRQERAAWADCVGLYEKTVRFLNKTVDTNTKRTAADMQTWLSAALTNLETCVASFSDFGIEDYYSVFPVMSNNVSLLLSNALALNSGGSDDGSMSPASDGGGFPRWVRPGDRRLLQSSSPRADVVVARDGSGNFKTVGAAVADAARKRSGSGRYVIYVKAGTYVENVEIGEDLVNVMLLGDGIGRTIITGSRSVDGGSTTFNSATVAVEGDGFIGRGITFRNTAGPGNHQAVALRSGSDLSVFYQCSFEGYQDTLYVHSQRQFYRDCDIYGTVDFIFGNAAAVLQNCNIYPRDPPNKTNTITAQGRTDPNQSTGIIIQNSRVTAAPDLRPVQGSVRTYLGRPWKEYSRTVFMKTELDSLIDPAGWMPWSGSFGLNTLYYAEYANTGPGSSTANRVNWAGYHVITSASVAALLAPGNFIAANSWLPATNVPFTSGL from the exons ATGATCAAATCCACCCTATTTAAAACGCCCCCAATTCAAGACAAGAACCCCCCCCACACACGAaactcaaaaaagaaaaaaaaaagaaaaaaactagcAATGGCGACAATAATACTTCTCCTATTTCTAACACCATTGCCGTCCATCTCCGGCTACTCCCACCCCTCATGGTGCAGCCAAACCCCAAACCCCAAACCCTGCGAGTATTTTCTCACACAAAACCCTAAATACGACGTCTCCTCCATACATGGAAAGCCCGACTTCCTCAAGCTGTCGTCGCAGCTCGCCCTCGACCGCTGCACGCACGCGCATAGTGggctccaccgcctcggccccAAGTGCCGCTCCCGCCAGGAGAGGGCCGCGTGGGCCGACTGCGTGGGCCTCTACGAGAAAACCGTCCGTTTCCTCAACAAGACCGTGGACACCAACACCAAGCGCACCGCCGCCGACATGCAGACGTGGCTGAGCGCGGCGCTCACCAATCTGGAGACGTGCGTCGCCAGCTTCTCCGACTTCGGCATCGAAGATTATTACAGTGTCTTTCCCGTAATGTCGAACAACGTGAGTTTGTTGCTGAGCAACGCCCTAGCTTTGAACAGTGGTGGTTCCGATGATGGTTCTATGTCGCCAGCGAGTGATGGAGGAGGGTTTCCGAGGTGGGTTCGCCCCGGCGACAGGAGGCTGCTGCAGTCGTCCAGCCCGAGGGCGGATGTGGTTGTGGCGCGGGACGGGTCGGGGAATTTTAAGACGGTGGGGGCGGCGGTGGCGGATGCGGCAAGGAAGCGGTCGGGGAGCGGGAGGTATGTGATCTATGTGAAGGCGGGGACGTACGTGGAGAATGTGGAAATTGGGGAGGATTTGGTGAATGTTATGTTGTTGGGTGACGGAATTGGGAGGACTATTATCACCGGAAGTAGAAGCGTCGACGGCGGCTCCACCACCTTCAACTCGGCCACTGTTG CTGTTGAGGGAGACGGGTTCATCGGCCGCGGCATCACATTCCGGAACACGGCGGGGCCAGGGAACCACCAGGCCGTGGCCCTGCGTTCGGGTTCGGACCTATCTGTGTTTTATCAGTGCAGCTTCGAAGGCTACCAAGACACCCTCTACGTCCACTCCCAACGCCAGTTCTACCGCGACTGCGACATCTACGGCACAGTCGACTTCATCTTCGGCAACGCCGCCGCCGTCTTGCAAAACTGCAACATCTACCCGCGTGACCCGCCCAACAAGACCAACACCATCACCGCGCAGGGCCGGACCGACCCGAACCAGAGCACAGGCATCATCATACAAAACTCCCGGGTCACCGCCGCCCCAGACCTCCGACCCGTTCAGGGATCCGTCCGGACCTATCTGGGCCGCCCGTGGAAGGAGTACTCGCGGACGGTGTTCATGAAGACCGAGCTCGATAGCTTGATCGACCCGGCTGGTTGGATGCCGTGGAGCGGGAGCTTCGGTTTGAATACCTTGTATTATGCGGAGTATGCCAATACGGGTCCCGGGTCGTCCACCGCGAATCGGGTCAATTGGGCGGGTTATCACGTCATCACCAGCGCATCCGTCGCCGCACTGTTAGCGCCGGGGAATTTCATTGCCGCCAATTCTTGGCTGCCGGCCACGAATGTACCGTTTACTTCTGGGCTTTGA
- the LOC121800997 gene encoding uncharacterized protein LOC121800997 → MEVIEELASNDEGWRNERSKVHRVASTTDHDPMSALSDKLDALTMKFDCIAMGQPSQEPQGKMGDVNYVNQGDNNRYFNNHRPNFQGGGYNQFRNKWHPNLSYGNPNNALQPPPGFTVTDGVVNDPKKMTTEDILKSFMLQSNKLMEQNNQRMEKVETDVQSMATHLKNIDTQISQISQTVYEAPSLPATTSDTVLEPKAAVAEKEKEAEKENTGTTSGVKVSFPQVLNQKKKKDEQFTRFLDIFKKVHVNIPLIDALQQMPKYAKFLKECSAAKETDCQAEGSWKFTVDCLIGGYKVENALCDLGASINLMPLSVFKQMNIGTLKPTSATLQMADRYVVYPEGIVEDLLIKVGEFIFPVDFMVLDMEEDKEFPLLLGRPFLATAEANINVKKGELTIFMGKESQTFSQKPRSMDGRTEECKVVRLKHQETTEEGGSSAVRKVKQKDFCELHMEMMASTDSEPIAWIDADHSRPSPVHAVITTEPPRMGGKIPTDVKGRKITAPTLKEPIPREPEKWWLTKTWNDLFPHGGGAKRSPGGNSGMKGGLG, encoded by the exons ATGGAAGTAATAGAGGAGCTTGCATCTAATGACGAAGGATGGCGCAACGAAAGGAGTAAGGTGCATAGGGTAGCGTCTACTACAGATCATGATCCTATGAGTGCCCTATCTGACAAGTTGGATGCGCTGACTATGAAATTTGACTGCATTGCAATGGGACAGCCGTCTCAAGAACCCCAAGGAAAAATGGGGGACGTGAACTATGTGAATCAAGGGGACAACAACCGGTACTTCAATAATCACCGCCCCAACTTTCAGGGTGGAGGATATAATCAGTTCAGGAATAAATGGCATCCCAATCTCTCTTATGGAAACCCAAATAATGCTCTGCAACCACCCCCGGGGTTCACAGTTACTGATGGAGTGGTTAATGATCCGAAGAAGATGACCACGGAAGACATACTCAAGTCTTTCATGCTACAGTCCAACAAGCTCATGGAGCAGAACAATCAAAGGATGGAGAAGGTTGAGACAGATGTGCAAAGTATGGCCACTCATCTGAAGAACATCGACACACAGATCAGCCAGATTTCCCAGACTGTTTATGAAGCTCCCTCACTGCCTGCGACCACATCTGATACCGTTCTTGAGCCCAAGGCTGCCGTGGCAGAGAAGGAAAAGGAGGCTGAAAAGGAGAATACTGGCACCACTTCTGGAGTAAAGGTGTCATTCCCGCAGGTACtgaatcagaagaagaagaaagatgagCAGTTCACTCGATTTCTGGACATCTTCAAAAAGGTGCATGTGAACATTCCTTTGATCGATGCACTGCAGCAGATGCCTAAGTACGCTAAGTTTCTGAAGGAG TGCTCTGCTGCAAAGGAAACTGACTGCCAAGCTGAAGGATCCTGGAAGTTCACTGTCGACTGCCTCATTGGGGGCTATAAGGTGGAGAATGCTCTCTGCGATCTAGGCGCGAGCATTAATCTAATGCCACTATCGGTGTTCAAGCAAATGAACATTGGTACTTTGAAGCCCACCTCAGCCACACTACAGATGGCAGACAGATATGTCGTGTATCCAGAGGGCATCGTGGAAGACCTACTGATTAAGGTCGGGGAATTTATTTTTCCCGTCGACTTTATGGTCTTGGACATGGAAGAAGACAAGGAATTCCCCCTACTGCTAGGACGTCCCTTCCTTGCCACTGCTGAGGCAAATATAAACGTGAAAAAGGGAGAGTTGACAATCTTCATGGGAAAAGAAAGTCAAACGTTTTCCCAAAAACCGAGAAGCATGGATGGAAGAACTGAGGAGTGCAAGGTGGTGCGTCTGAAGCACCAAGAGACTACTGAAGAAGGAGGATCGAGTGCAGTCAGAAAAGTGAAGCAGAAGGACTTTTGTGAGCTTCACATGGAGATGATGGCTTCCACTGACTCGGAGCCAATAGCATGGATCGATGCAGACCATAGTCGCCCTTCACCGGTGCACGCGGTGATCACTACTGAACCCCCTAGGATGGGGGGTAAAATACCAACTGATGTCAAGGGAAGAAAGATAACTGCTCCAACACTGAAGGAGCCTATCCCGAGAGAGCCTGAAAAGTGGTGGCTCACCAAGACGTGGAACGATCTATTTCCTCATGGAGGAGGAGCCAAGCGATCACCTGGAGGCAACTCTGGGATGAAAGGGGGTCTCGGTTGA
- the LOC121800998 gene encoding pectinesterase 2-like: MAKIILLVLFQFAIISFTCAKASGSAAISWCSQTPNPEPCEYFLTQNPKLYDVSSIHEKPDFLKVSLQMALDRCIHVQSGLQQLGPKCRSARERAAWADCVDLYGKAIRFLNKTIDTDNKCTADDKQTWLSAALTNMETCIDGFGDMGIQDYYTVFPILANNVSLLVSNTLALNNEGSTSDDSMSMSPMSYEEGFPGWVPSGDLELLQSSIPRADLVVAQDGSGNFKTVGDAVAAAPSGSSRYVIYVKAGTYVENVEIGENLVNIMLLGDGIGRTIITGNRSNVTGFTTTKSATVGVAGYGFIGRSITFRNTAGPENQQAVALRSDADHSVFYQCSFEGYQDTLYVNHQRQFYRNCDIYGTVDFIFGNAAAVLQNCNIYLRDPPHKINTITAQGRTDPNVKTGIIIHNCRVTAAPDLRSVQGSVKSYLGRPWKVYSRTVFMKTELDSLIDPAGWLPWDGNLGLNTLYYAEYANTGPGSSTANRVNWTGYHVITSPSVAAQFAPGNFIDANSWLPATNVPFTPGF, encoded by the exons ATGGcgaaaataatactactagtcTTGTTCCAGTTTGCGATCATATCATTTACGTGTGCCAAAGCCTCAGGCTCTGCGGCCATCTCATGGTGCAGCCAAACCCCAAACCCCGAACCGTGTGAGTATTTCCTCACACAAAACCCTAAATTATACGACGTCTCCTCCATACATGAAAAGCCCGACTTCCTGAAGGTGTCGTTGCAGATGGCCCTCGATCGCTGCATACACGTGCAGAGTGGTCTCCAGCAACTCGGCCCCAAGTGTCGCTCCGCTCGGGAGAGGGCAGCCTGGGCCGACTGCGTCGACCTCTATGGGAAAGCCATCCGTTTCCTCAACAAGACCATTGACACCGACAACAAGTGCACCGCGGATGACAAGCAGACGTGGCTGAGCGCGGCACTCACCAATATGGAGACGTGCATTGACGGCTTCGGTGACATGGGCATCCAAGATTATTACACTGTGTTTCCCATATTGGCTAACAACGTGAGTTTGTTGGTGAGCAATACCCTAGCTTTGAACAATGAGGGTTCTACTTCTGATGATAGTATGTCTATGTCGCCGATGAGTTATGAAGAAGGGTTTCCAGGGTGGGTTCCTTCCGGTGATCTGGAGCTGCTTCAGTCGTCCATCCCGAGGGCGGACTTGGTTGTGGCGCAGGACGGGTCGGGGAATTTTAAGACGGTGGGGGATGCGGTGGCAGCCGCACCATCGGGGAGCAGCAGGTATGTGATCTATGTGAAGGCGGGAACGTATGTGGAGAATGTGGAAATTGGGGAGAATTTGGTTAATATTATGTTGTTGGGTGACGGAATTGGGAGGACTATTATCACCGGAAACAGAAGCAACGTCACCGGCTTCACCACCACCAAATCGGCCACTGTTG GAGTTGCGGGCTACGGGTTCATCGGCCGCAGCATCACATTCCGGAACACGGCAGGGCCCGAGAACCAGCAGGCCGTGGCTCTGCGTTCGGATGCCGACCATTCCGTGTTTTATCAGTGCAGCTTCGAAGGGTACCAAGACACCCTCTACGTCAACCACCAACGCCAGTTCTACCGCAACTGCGATATCTACGGCACAGTCGACTTCATCTTCGGAAACGCCGCCGCCGTCTTGCAAAACTGCAACATCTACCTTCGTGACCCGCCCCACAAGATCAATACCATCACCGCGCAAGGCCGGACCGACCCGAACGTTAAAACAGGCATCATCATCCACAACTGCCGTGTCACCGCAGCCCCGGACCTCCGATCCGTTCAGGGATCCGTCAAGTCCTATCTGGGCCGCCCGTGGAAGGTGTACTCGCGGACGGTGTTCATGAAGACCGAGCTCGATAGCTTGATCGACCCGGCTGGTTGGCTTCCTTGGGACGGGAACCTCGGTTTGAATACCTTGTATTACGCCGAGTATGCCAATACCGGTCCCGGCTCCTCCACCGCCAATCGGGTCAATTGGACCGGTTATCACGTCATCACCAGCCCATCCGTCGCCGCACAGTTTGCGCCGGGGAATTTCATTGACGCCAATTCTTGGCTGCCGGCCACCAATGTGCCATTTACCCCTGGCTTTTGA